The Colias croceus chromosome 19, ilColCroc2.1 genome contains the following window.
TACTCTGTACTTTAATTTAGTCAAACAAATTTCACACAAAGAATAATctataaattatctatatattttcagtacatattaagtatataaggtttattaatattaattaaaacaatatacattgtaagtaggtatgctTCAGTGATCGGGAAGTTTGAGTGTGGAATGTGAAAAAACTCCGACAAAAGCATGCTCGATCCACATCATGCTATTCGCTTATTTAAAGGAAATTACCATGATTTCGTTTGGAGGATCTGGAAGACCTTTTGGCAGTGTTCTAAAGTCTGTATATGCCCCTGGGGCTTCTTCAATGGGTATTCCAGACGGAGGCCCGGCTCTCAAATGCTTAGCTCTTACTGTAACTCGATATTGCGTGCTTGGTGATAGCCCGGTGATGGTATGACGGTATACACCCGGCTTCACAGTTCgaacctataaaatataactatgtTTGAAAATGAACATTTCGAAGTTTAGGTGTAATACGcttgtaaaaattatcgtgtttttatttaattttaactttaatacattagattttttatttggcATGCCAAATGAAGCTCCTTTCTATTTCGCTTGGTCGTTATACCCTTTTTGCTAGTTTCCAGGgtattaatacaaatatttaaaccttaactataatatgttttggtTGTTTAAATTTCATGGGTGATACATTTTACGCGAATACAAAAACACTTCGGTTCAGTAATTTGTAATGAAGTTGACATTGCTCTAATATCCAAGAAGAATGAGAACTAAAATGGTAAAACTTACTTCAACATTGTTTACACAAACTACATGTTGGTGATTGGAATTAGCTGGGAGCCAGGAGATCACGGCCTGAGAACAGGTTACGCTACTGGCCCGGACACACGTCGGGCCCATGTTGGCTGTGTCCCGCCCAATGACCATGGTGCAAGCGGCATCTCGAGATGTACGCCTAGTCACCGTCACAGAGCGAACGCTAATCCGATGCGGCTGTAAAATCATCATGGTTTaggaacatattattatgatcaataattcaataaattcataatgtaTTACCTGGCGCCTATTAAAAACTTGAATATCTATAGGAAAAGCTACCTATTTTTTCCTACagttttatcaaatttttagGCTCTAcaacatttgaaaatattcttCGTAAATTCATATTGCATGAAACACTTTTAATGTATCGAGTTAAAGTAACTTACCCGATTAGAATCTACTCCTTCGACTAACGCCCGCGTGCGCTCTGTAGCTTTGACCGTTGTCTTCAAGACGCCATCGACGTACACGTGGTAGCTTTCTATGTTCGCCTGCTGCACTCCCTCCGGCGCCGTCCAGCCAATCAGCACGGACTTGTTCAACTGCCTCTCGAGGGTTAACTGGCGCGGAGCAGGAACTAGTGACGAGAAAAACAGCTTGGCTGTTCAGGTCCGAGGGCAACCGCGTGTAGGAGTGTAGCCAGGCAGGCGAAGTGCGAGTGATATGCGATGAAGCGTGCAGCGAAGTCCGGTACAAAGGGATAAGGGGAAGGAAAGGACAAAGGCTTAACTATACGGGTGTCCTCTAATGAGTAAACATTTAAACTGGTGATGATTACCTATAATCTGTATCATACGTCTTGATGTATTTTTATGGATAATCCAAAATTAGTaggtaaaatatttagaaattaattccCGTCACCTGTGATCATTCACCTTAAGCTTAAAGGTATACTCTTTATTGGATACCCACTATGACCTCTATGTTGAACTTGGGGATTTCAATTCTCAAATAAAGTTCTAAGTATTTTCCTGTTTCTAATTGTTTCTATACTGTTTcagaaaaactttaaaatttaaaaaataatgtctaaaaatttaactaatattctacttatgaaaaaaatatttgttataagccattattattattatatcagcTCTACGCTATAATAAgataacaatatataaaaatccaatgaattaaaaattaaaaaagtgacGAAGTAGAAGTTCTTTTTAATCTTACCATTATCGTCATCTTCCGAACCGTCAGTAACATCTGCAACTTCACTTAGGCGAGCCACGTCACGACTAAGAGAAAGATCACTAACAGCAGTTGTAGCAGTTTCATCTGCGTCTCGCAATGTCGCAACGACAGCctacaaaaacaatacaaacataGGAATATTTCAATCGTCATCTCCTTGTTTATCTTGTTTTAACGAGCTACTtacagaaataaataacattaaatctTACCTGATGAAATTCTAACAAATCGTCTCCAACTAGTCTTTGAACAAAATTTGCAGGAACTAATCCCCGGCGACCGTCTAATAATTCAGCATCGAGCATAGTGGCGTTTGGATCGGGCGGACCCCATACCAAGAGATAATCACCAGAACAAATCGATAGTTCCCCTTCAGCACTTTCGATTCTAAAATATCAAGTCACATCAATCATTtgataaacattatatttcattattataaattgatacaTACTCAGGGGGGTCATAAGAAAATCTAGCGATGTAAACACAGCAACGACCTTTGCCGGGGATATCCAGCATATCAACTTGAGCCTCTGTGGGTCCACCACCATTCATATAATGTGTATTTCGAACTGAAATAGAATAACCAATCcataagaaatattatgtaattcttcaaatatctttaatttatacaaGTGGGTACTGCAATAATGTATATGTACTGAAAACTTACCATCCATATCTAACATATTATTTGGTAAAAGTCTCATATTTCTCGGACCTCTGTCATGATATAATGTCGATTCTAAACCTCCTAGTCTGTCTGGAAATTGGCTATCTAATCCTAAGCTCCAGCTTGGTTGATGAGGAGTTACAGGGGTGACAGCCCTTATCATAGCTGGATTATTAGTTCCGTATCTACCTAATCCAAGGTCAATTTCATCCATAGGTTTAAGTTTAATATTCATTGTATTGGTTCCTAAGCCGCTAGTTAGAAGAGGATTTGTATAAGTACCCGTGCCAGTTCCATATACACTTGTGCTCGTTAGATTTGAGTTCAGTCCTCCAAGTTGATTGCCACCAGTGAGGTTACTCAATGTATTACCAAGTGCACCGGTTAGACTTGACTGTATACCCGCGAGTGTACTTGTAAGTCCACTTGATAAACTCGTCGGTACATTGTTCAAACAACTGCTAAGTCCTCCTCCTGCCATAGTCCCCGTAATCGCTGTCCCACCTAATGTACTACCCAAAGTCATTCCAGATACATTCCCAGATAAATTTTGAAGGTTTGATTGCAGACCTGCTAGAGTACTAGAGATttggttaatattattaacaaggGGTGCTGTTACTGGATTTGTGAACGTGACTTGATGAGTATTTGATAGCCCATAAGAAGCCGATACGGGGTTAGTATAGGAGGAAGGGTTGTGCGCACTCATGGAATACGCAACGGAGTTAGAACTAGGAGCAGTAAACTGTCCGGTGGCATGCAACGAGGAAAGGGTAGGCATTGTGTTGCTCTGACAGAGTGCCATATGCCCCGCTGTACTTGTATAAGAATGTGGCAAAGGTGACGGAGTTGGCGAATGGAATTCCCCAAGTGCTGTGTTGGAACCACTTTGTTGAATAcctgtaaattaaattacatttagtAAGCATAGAGGATATAAATCAACCCTCACTCGCATAACTTACTATACAAACCGTGTGTAGTGGATCTTGTGTGCTCCAATTCCGCAAGGATTCTATTATCTTGTTCGATTTTTGCCATAATACGTTCGATTTCAGAGGCGGGCTGCGTTGCAGTAGACCACGTGGTGGTCGTAGCACCTCTTGCGCGCATTGATGATGATAACTCTAGTTGTAATTCCTCACATCGAACCGTTTCCAATGCAGcctattaaaatattcgagagttatttatatttaatattatatgattctattattttatataaattatatcactAGTTCAGAGTTAGAGCAGTTCGTGCTATTTTTTTGTAACGTATTAAATCTACTCATGCAAAAGTGTCCTAGTACACGAGTGTATATAAATgcatgtcataataatatgactacatagatgaattattatttatctaatttacacctacatataaaaaaaactatctaccaaatttaattcaaGAGTCTCATAATTGAAGTGAAATTAACTAATATATTACAAGTAAATCTAAGTGAATACATGTTTCAAAGTTCATGCAgtaattactttattattcaaaagGAATTTGGTAGTTCTATGGCGATGTCAATAAAAAGTGATCGGTAATAAAATGCTGCTACTGAGCGTATAAATTGGCTTTGCAACTATACCATattacatccatactaatattataaatgcgaaagtaactctgtctgtctgtctgtctgttactcaatcacgccttaactactgaaccaatttgcatgaaatttggtatagagatattttgatacccgagaaaggacataggataggttttatcccggaaatcccacgggaacgggaactatgcgggtttttctttgactgcgcgggcgatgccgtgggtggaaagctagtaatctatatacatatataaaactcaaaggtgactgatatagtgatctatcaacgcacagcccaaaccgctggacgtatcgggctgaaatttggcatgcaggtagatgtcataacgtaggcgtcccctaagaaaggatttcccgaaattcttgcgggaacggggaaaaacggggatgcacgtacaaagtcgtgggcggaagctagtattagtataTGTTCGAATGATGAGTTACCTTCTTTTCCAACTCTCGCACTTTAGATTGCAACTGTTCTACATTGTGTGAATCGAGCGGCGACCGCTGCGCACTGCGTAGCTGGGAGAGCGCGTCGGCGTGCGCTCGCTCCGCGTCCGCCCGCGCCCGCTCCGCTTCGCGCAGCCTACGCGCTATCACGTCAGATTCGCTGCCCCCTGATATTCCGTACACGCTCATAATCTgtggaaaatattattttttattactttttaactACAATGAATTACATGTGAGATGCAATCGCATCGTAAACGTATAGAacgtaacaaaaaaatcataatagaCAGGATGATAAAACAGTAGAAACTAGAAACTAACAAATAGTCGTTGCCTTATTTCGAGGCCTAAATATTACACGATcacattgttttttaattgaattgatCATCAAATAAGTCTCGTCTGGTCGTACCGGGGCATgtaaatcatatttataattcttcCTTTACTGTGCGTGCCATCAGGCTATGGAACGATCTACCATTAGACATAAGAGAAGCTCAATCTCTACTCACATTCAAAACACTGCTGAAGCGATTTTACCTGTCCAAGTCATGAACTCAGATCTACCTGTTTCATTTAAGTTcaatattgttatattgatGCTGTCACCGTATGTGTCGGTTTTTCAACTAGTAAGTAGCTCATTtctatgtgtatgtatgtatgtgtatatatgtatgtatataatagggatgtatatatgtactttgtatttatattattttatctacgtATAGGTACTacttttatgtaggtatgtatatgtatgtatgtatatgtatgtagatatattatggatgtatataatatgttctctgtgtttatactattttatttatgtattttaaactttataaatgcACCTCTTGCCCATAAACGAATACTTACACTGTTTTTCCTTGACCAccaggttgtctggaagagatcgctgtcttagcgataagaccgcctgttGTGCTCAAATgtgtctatttattttatatatttactcttgtaatttttttatgtacctattggtgcacaataaagtatttttgtttgtttgtttgtttgtttgaatccCTGACAATAGTTACTTTAATTGCTCAAAGCACATTTAATTAGAACCCTCAGCTAGAATCAGAATCAATCACCCATATTTACACACGACTGGATTTTTCAAGCCATTCGTTTATTTACAGGCCAATAATAAACCAATGTTTTACAGCCAACCGTATACCGGCACTACGCTACTCAACCGTGACAAACCGTGCCGCTTAACTGgtgtatgaataatttattgattttgttaAAATGGAGCCGAACGAGTACTCCATCGATTGACGTCACAGACGGCCTGATATCAAAGCATTAAGTGGGTTGATTACACCCATAAGAACAAACTTCATAAATTGAATTGCTGTTTGCTTCTCGTGTTCTTAAGCATAATGAATGGCCGAATCTTTTTTAGCCGACTCTAGTGTCGAATATAGAATACTATTGTTTCAAAACCTTCGTCACCAAGTTTTGTGTAGGTATAGTCTGAGATGCAAACAACTTGTGTCATTTGTTCAAAGAAAGCTAGAATCGCACCCCTTCTCACAACAGACAACAAAACTGTATGTGCCATATGTTCTTTGGTTTGATAAAAACATGCATTTGTTTCAGAACGAATTTAAGGCTTTTAGATATcataatgtaaattttattcgatttatattaactactagcggtccgccccggcttcgcccgtggtccATATTTCGCactaaaaagtagcctatgtcctttctcgggtatcaaaatatctccataccaaatttcatgcaaattggttcagtagtttaggcgtgactgagtaacagacagacagacagagttactttcgcatttataatatctattagtatggattcgtATGATACTAATTGATTGTAAGTTCTTACATTCCAACAATACACCTCtaccattattatatttttttactttgctattaatgaaaattctatttatattgataGCAGATGTTAACCGAGTGAGTCCATTAACTCACTTAATAAACAAAAGCGCTACGCATAGCAATTCCACCGTTGTATTAAaagagaaaaagaaaaaagtagTCCATTACAACCTTCACAAAGGGCATCACACAACCGATAGTGTTACAAGTCGTTCGTCATATTTATGTCAGCAGCAAAGCGTTTCAGAATACGTAAAAAGCCCCTCGACATGACCTAAGATTTTCATCAGAGGGCTACAACCTCAACGGGTCAACGTACAGTGTACAATCGGAACACTTTGGCTTTAAACACGTAACTACCTTATAGAGtacctatgtacctacttattaagAGAGACTAGCTACAATCATGTGTTTTGCGATGGCAAATACATTAAGTACAAGCACAATACAAGGCTTGATGGTTGAAAGGGAATAACAAAttacacttaaaaatatttcaggctaataaatatgaaaaagttTGCAGTTCCTAGATTTGAAACTCTGAtgcctaaaaatatttactcttGACGTACAACCTATGTATACAACTTTGTATAGCGCATGCGCCATTTCTATATAGcagttttatacatatttgttatacattgcaaatacataatatcctTGGAAATATAGttcattatataaatttgcTCCCGCGTCGCTCTGTCTAGCCGCCTAAAGACAGAAAAGTGCGATGAACTTTACCCTCTACTTTACCCCCATTCAAGCCTTGCCAGACTTCACGGCGACGCTTGGGAAATTAGGAAAACGGTCAGACAGTTACGCAATATGTCTGAGatgttttatgattttatgaaTAAGCTCAAGGCATTGGGCGACAAGAATGATAAACAAAACCTATCTACCTAATCTTTCATTTcgtattaatttttgttttcacccccctttttaataaagtaaaaaaagttgtGAACTAtgtttcaaattttgtaaaagactacaaacattatatattcaatattcaatagttagttccataaaaaataaatcttttattcAATGAGTATTAAAATGTGAATTCAGTTTTGCCGAATCAGTTATACAGTTCCATCACTATTCAACCCGAAAGTCTATTatgatgaataaaaattttctgGCAAACAAactggaaaaaatattatccgtagtacctacttatgatCGATATTGTAGTTCTTGAACTTAATCTCTacctcaattttttttaattatctaccTAATTACcccttaataaaaattttcgtTAAAACCGTGATTTATCTTTTGTGTACTTAACATACCTAGtttatttaactatatttttacaagCTACAAGAGCTCTagaaataactattttattcGCGTAAGGACATGAGCTATGAACATTCCGGTAAAGTGAATATACAGACTCTTCAATAATTATGAGCAAACgctagaatattttaaaatttatgcaaTTCAGAGAATTTTTAATACTTGAGGTGGGTCCGTGGTATAATCATACTTTTATACGaagtgaaaatattaaaaaaaaaaaagtttcgtATTTTTGAATTGGAACTAAGTAGTTACTTTATGTCAGGTCTTTATAATTGGATCGTGTAATGACTTGAGAGTTGAGAGGTTCTTtgaaagaaattaatttattcataactagcggtccgccccggcttcgcccgtggtacatgtttacgttttctctacataagaaccaacctcgtacttcaaggaatataataaaaaaagaattatcggaatcggttcagccgttctcgagttatgcgcttaccaacacattttgcgattcatttttataaatgcatGTTACTTTCAATCGAATATTTTACTCAAATACCGGATTCAATTggaagttttttttatcatgTATTTAATCTGATCCCATAAAATATGttgaaaatttaatgtaaGATAAATTACAACATAGTACTGCTgtgtattttcattttaaagtcGAGCCAAAAAACACAAAgaagttataaaaaatcttGGTTCTTAGTCTTGTTTCAGTATATCCGTACAGTGTAAGTAAGAACAGAGATTTTTctgaactttttaatttccgTTAACCAAGCGAAGAACAACGCAAGTTTAGTAATAAACGGTAAGTAGAACAGATGTTGCTTTTTCTTGTTCAGAGACAAACCTAATTGCGCTTTTCAGCCACTGCGCTgttttatctatattctatacaatataatatctgtGGACCACGAATTCATAAgaataactttatattttatatgtaaagtaaattataaaattctgaaattattatgaaagttTTGCTCattacactaaaattatttttctatctcGAAACCAACTTAAAACTGACGTATATTaagatgatatttttttaaagaattgacaaaattcgatcacgagacGGGATTTGATATTAAGCACAAAAAATGCAAAGAATAAATGTAAGAAactttattaatgaaataaaaacagaacTTTATGCAGCAAgatttacattgaaatttgaaagCACAATTATAGTCTTAGCGTGTTATATTAGTTCATTAGCTATTCACCCGTGTTTCAGTCTAGTCGTTTTTAAAATGCGGCTACCTATTTTTTTGAAAGTTCGGATTAgtgtatttaaaagaaatgatTATGTATTACATTTTGCGCTAATATACTTTTACATTGTACTCCATCATCTATGACCTTGAGTTCATAGGTATCTTTAGTCAATTTACTGGCTTTTCGCcagcggcatcgcccgcgtagtctaagaaaaacccgagtagttcccattcctatgggatttccgggataaatccTATCCTAAGTCCTTCCTCAGGTCCCAAGCTATCTCAGTACCAGATTTGACGTAAATCCATGCAGTACTTCTTGAGATTAGCCaggacatacagacagacaaaaatcctaaaaactatgtttatagCTACAGTATCTATGTCGATCACGCCCCaagtattctttaaaaaaatattcaatgtacaatattaactttcctacgattttattatatgtatagataatattattatattattaagtagaGCCAGTTTCACGGCCATTTTAACGTATGAATTTCATGCATTTTTTGACGATTTGAGCTTGATTTGAACTGATGACAAGTTACATACCCACAAAAAAATCccttacatttttttcattctACGATATGAAGTTGTAAAGAGACGATTCTACGAGAATAATGTTAAACTGACAAAAAGGCTctataatttacaatgctaACTTATACCAACTGTATCAATAAGGTTAAatcaaacttatttattttcaatatttttgtaacttgAAAATTGTAACAACTATAggtaaaaatttaatagatCATGTATGGAAAGAAAATGTGCTTGTAGtgcatatatgtataatgtatacaTGTATGTCTGTATATAGCAGATATGCAAAAATATCACGTGTCAAAAAGCGATGTAGGCGCAAATAACATTTTGTGTACTGCGAGAATacctatttttgtaaaaacgaaatatttaatgtattttttctaGCAAATCACTTTTTATATCAATGTAAGAAAGTAATTCGACTTCCTTCAAAACTGTGAAAAGATAGAGTTGTTTAGGCTGCAAATACATCCCGAGAACACAGAATCATGAAAGCAGGAACGTCTAAagaaaaaattgtgaaaaatatacagTTACAACATATAAAAACACCGGTTTATACGGAACCCTGGGTTCGCGAG
Protein-coding sequences here:
- the LOC123700224 gene encoding RIMS-binding protein 2 isoform X3 — protein: MSVYGISGGSESDVIARRLREAERARADAERAHADALSQLRSAQRSPLDSHNVEQLQSKVRELEKKAALETVRCEELQLELSSSMRARGATTTTWSTATQPASEIERIMAKIEQDNRILAELEHTRSTTHGLYSIQQSGSNTALGEFHSPTPSPLPHSYTSTAGHMALCQSNTMPTLSSLHATGQFTAPSSNSVAYSMSAHNPSSYTNPVSASYGLSNTHQVTFTNPVTAPLVNNINQISSTLAGLQSNLQNLSGNVSGMTLGSTLGGTAITGTMAGGGLSSCLNNVPTSLSSGLTSTLAGIQSSLTGALGNTLSNLTGGNQLGGLNSNLTSTSVYGTGTGTYTNPLLTSGLGTNTMNIKLKPMDEIDLGLGRYGTNNPAMIRAVTPVTPHQPSWSLGLDSQFPDRLGGLESTLYHDRGPRNMRLLPNNMLDMDVRNTHYMNGGGPTEAQVDMLDIPGKGRCCVYIARFSYDPPEIESAEGELSICSGDYLLVWGPPDPNATMLDAELLDGRRGLVPANFVQRLVGDDLLEFHQAVVATLRDADETATTAVSDLSLSRDVARLSEVADVTDGSEDDDNVPAPRQLTLERQLNKSVLIGWTAPEGVQQANIESYHVYVDGVLKTTVKATERTRALVEGVDSNRPHRISVRSVTVTRRTSRDAACTMVIGRDTANMGPTCVRASSVTCSQAVISWLPANSNHQHVVCVNNVEVRTVKPGVYRHTITGLSPSTQYRVTVRAKHLRAGPPSGIPIEEAPGAYTDFRTLPKGLPDPPNEIMVEAGPQDGTLLVTWQPVLRPPASGPVTGYAVYADGKKVTDVDSPTGDHALIDIGKLLGLNPKCVTVRTKSRDSQSSDSQPTPIPPAVLRGVVSRVPRGPPGQVPNQPAPGYRMQRPQAYQQQQQVIEHDENLSDKEIFPTANRHDQQAAQPTSGFGTGLLKSIFDKITPSQPSQPAQASQQPSGQQYPNTQAFHGTQQPPFQQGAQFPSNQTNPYPGQPQQYQNQPPRNHHERGRPPNPHQLQQQAQQGGMPQYGPRGVPPPGPRGPPPGGRPPPQGHPQSKRSRYFIALFDYDPATMSPNPESCDEELPFSEGDTIKVWGDKDADGFYWGECRGRRGYVPHNMVVEVSEQEATGQVSAKPRDRWNDAYTNHPVRRMIALYDYDPQELSPNVDADAELSFQTGQIIHVYGDMDDDGFYMAEIDGVRGLVPSNFLTEANDQYAPAGPSNQGPSGGRGMGPSTSAPGAGPGRGRGVPSGPGARGPPPPPRDNVVPAQRNQHRKTDACPLPPSQLDHNTSASNPEQANAQQARGKGVNAQPVTTTARTTAGNVGTPTQSPGSAATLAMPPVGTTTAVSTSPARRGGPTVVPAPTAQPLQQQQQQQQQQQQQQQQPPTSQPNLMQKFSEMTAPGGDILSKGKELIFMKFGLGGK
- the LOC123700224 gene encoding RIMS-binding protein 2 isoform X2, with translation MSVYGISGGSESDVIARRLREAERARADAERAHADALSQLRSAQRSPLDSHNVEQLQSKVRELEKKAALETVRCEELQLELSSSMRARGATTTTWSTATQPASEIERIMAKIEQDNRILAELEHTRSTTHGLYSIQQSGSNTALGEFHSPTPSPLPHSYTSTAGHMALCQSNTMPTLSSLHATGQFTAPSSNSVAYSMSAHNPSSYTNPVSASYGLSNTHQVTFTNPVTAPLVNNINQISSTLAGLQSNLQNLSGNVSGMTLGSTLGGTAITGTMAGGGLSSCLNNVPTSLSSGLTSTLAGIQSSLTGALGNTLSNLTGGNQLGGLNSNLTSTSVYGTGTGTYTNPLLTSGLGTNTMNIKLKPMDEIDLGLGRYGTNNPAMIRAVTPVTPHQPSWSLGLDSQFPDRLGGLESTLYHDRGPRNMRLLPNNMLDMDVRNTHYMNGGGPTEAQVDMLDIPGKGRCCVYIARFSYDPPEIESAEGELSICSGDYLLVWGPPDPNATMLDAELLDGRRGLVPANFVQRLVGDDLLEFHQAVVATLRDADETATTAVSDLSLSRDVARLSEVADVTDGSEDDDNVPAPRQLTLERQLNKSVLIGWTAPEGVQQANIESYHVYVDGVLKTTVKATERTRALVEGVDSNRPHRISVRSVTVTRRTSRDAACTMVIGRDTANMGPTCVRASSVTCSQAVISWLPANSNHQHVVCVNNVEVRTVKPGVYRHTITGLSPSTQYRVTVRAKHLRAGPPSGIPIEEAPGAYTDFRTLPKGLPDPPNEIMVEAGPQDGTLLVTWQPVLRPPASGPVTGYAVYADGKKVTDVDSPTGDHALIDIGKLLGLNPKCVTVRTKSRDSQSSDSQPTPIPPAVLRGVVSRVPRGPPGQVPNQPAPGYRMQRPQAYQQQQQVIEHDENLSDKEIFPTANRHDQQAAQPTSGFGTGLLKSIFDKITPSQQPSQPAQASQQPSGQQYPNTQAFHGTQQPPFQQGAQFPSNQTNPYPGQPQQYQNQPPRNHHERGRPPNPHQLQQQAQQGGMPQYGPRGVPPPGPRGPPPGGRPPPQGHPQSKRSRYFIALFDYDPATMSPNPESCDEELPFSEGDTIKVWGDKDADGFYWGECRGRRGYVPHNMVVEVSEQEATGQVSAKPRDRWNDAYTNHPVRRMIALYDYDPQELSPNVDADAELSFQTGQIIHVYGDMDDDGFYMAEIDGVRGLVPSNFLTEANDQYAPAGPSNQGPSGGRGMGPSTSAPGAGPGRGRGVPSGPGARGPPPPPRDNVVPAQRNQHRKTDACPLPPSQLDHNTSASNPEQANAQQARGKGVNAQPVTTTARTTAGNVGTPTQSPGSAATLAMPPVGTTTAVSTSPARRGGPTVVPAPTAQPLQQQQQQQQQQQQQQQQPPTSQPNLMQKFSEMTAPGGDILSKGKELIFMKFGLGGK
- the LOC123700224 gene encoding RIMS-binding protein 2 isoform X4, which translates into the protein MSVYGISGGSESDVIARRLREAERARADAERAHADALSQLRSAQRSPLDSHNVEQLQSKVRELEKKAALETVRCEELQLELSSSMRARGATTTTWSTATQPASEIERIMAKIEQDNRILAELEHTRSTTHGIQQSGSNTALGEFHSPTPSPLPHSYTSTAGHMALCQSNTMPTLSSLHATGQFTAPSSNSVAYSMSAHNPSSYTNPVSASYGLSNTHQVTFTNPVTAPLVNNINQISSTLAGLQSNLQNLSGNVSGMTLGSTLGGTAITGTMAGGGLSSCLNNVPTSLSSGLTSTLAGIQSSLTGALGNTLSNLTGGNQLGGLNSNLTSTSVYGTGTGTYTNPLLTSGLGTNTMNIKLKPMDEIDLGLGRYGTNNPAMIRAVTPVTPHQPSWSLGLDSQFPDRLGGLESTLYHDRGPRNMRLLPNNMLDMDVRNTHYMNGGGPTEAQVDMLDIPGKGRCCVYIARFSYDPPEIESAEGELSICSGDYLLVWGPPDPNATMLDAELLDGRRGLVPANFVQRLVGDDLLEFHQAVVATLRDADETATTAVSDLSLSRDVARLSEVADVTDGSEDDDNVPAPRQLTLERQLNKSVLIGWTAPEGVQQANIESYHVYVDGVLKTTVKATERTRALVEGVDSNRPHRISVRSVTVTRRTSRDAACTMVIGRDTANMGPTCVRASSVTCSQAVISWLPANSNHQHVVCVNNVEVRTVKPGVYRHTITGLSPSTQYRVTVRAKHLRAGPPSGIPIEEAPGAYTDFRTLPKGLPDPPNEIMVEAGPQDGTLLVTWQPVLRPPASGPVTGYAVYADGKKVTDVDSPTGDHALIDIGKLLGLNPKCVTVRTKSRDSQSSDSQPTPIPPAVLRGVVSRVPRGPPGQVPNQPAPGYRMQRPQAYQQQQQVIEHDENLSDKEIFPTANRHDQQAAQPTSGFGTGLLKSIFDKITPSQSGIPAIEITKEGAVEQVGEDEEASRRRQQQPSQPAQASQQPSGQQYPNTQAFHGTQQPPFQQGAQFPSNQTNPYPGQPQQYQNQPPRNHHERGRPPNPHQLQQQAQQGGMPQYGPRGVPPPGPRGPPPGGRPPPQGHPQSKRSRYFIALFDYDPATMSPNPESCDEELPFSEGDTIKVWGDKDADGFYWGECRGRRGYVPHNMVVEVSEQEATGQVSAKPRDRWNDAYTNHPVRRMIALYDYDPQELSPNVDADAELSFQTGQIIHVYGDMDDDGFYMAEIDGVRGLVPSNFLTEANDQYAPAGPSNQGPSGGRGMGPSTSAPGAGPGRGRGVPSGPGARGPPPPPRDNVVPAQRNQHRKTDACPLPPSQLDHNTSASNPEQANAQARGKGVNAQPVTTTARTTAGNVGTPTQSPGSAATLAMPPVGTTTAVSTSPARRGGPTVVPAPTAQPLQQQQQQQQQQQQQQQQPPTSQPNLMQKFSEMTAPGGDILSKGKELIFMKFGLGGK